A region from the Wansuia hejianensis genome encodes:
- a CDS encoding IS110 family RNA-guided transposase: protein MNAVGIDVSKGKSTVTIRRPGDVVLMPPRDIPHTKSAINELIKQIQSLDGETKACMEHTGRYYEPLAAWLSDAGIFVSAVNPVLIRDFADDSLRSPKTDKADSKKIARYTLDRWAKLKQYGSMDKTRNQLKTMNRQFSFFMAQKTAMKNNLIALLDQSYPGANDLFDSPARSDGSQKWVDFVYTYWHVDCVRGKSLSAFTEHYRKWCKHKGYNFSAEKAEKVYEASCDLIAVFPKDDNTKMLIRQAVAMLNTASETVENLRIKMDETASALPEYPVVMAMNGVGSTLGPQLMAEIGDVTRFTHREALTAFAGVDPGKNDSGKHVQKSVRTSKKGSPHLRRTLFQIMDGLIKRSPIDDPVYVFMDKKRAQGKPYYVYMTAGANKFLRIYYGRVREYFASLPETGEN from the coding sequence ATGAACGCTGTTGGTATTGATGTTTCCAAAGGCAAAAGCACCGTTACGATCCGCAGACCAGGCGATGTGGTCCTCATGCCGCCCCGCGACATCCCACACACCAAGTCCGCCATCAATGAATTAATCAAACAAATCCAAAGCCTTGACGGCGAGACAAAAGCCTGCATGGAACACACGGGCAGATACTACGAGCCGCTTGCCGCCTGGCTTTCCGACGCCGGCATCTTTGTCAGTGCCGTAAATCCTGTCCTCATCAGGGATTTCGCTGATGATTCCCTCCGCTCTCCCAAGACGGACAAGGCGGATTCCAAAAAAATCGCACGATATACTCTTGACCGATGGGCAAAACTGAAGCAATATGGAAGCATGGATAAAACACGCAACCAACTCAAAACAATGAACCGGCAGTTCAGCTTCTTTATGGCACAGAAAACTGCCATGAAGAACAACCTCATTGCACTGCTCGACCAGTCTTACCCGGGCGCGAACGACCTCTTTGACAGTCCCGCCCGCAGCGACGGCAGCCAGAAATGGGTGGATTTTGTTTACACCTACTGGCATGTGGACTGTGTCCGGGGAAAATCCCTTTCCGCCTTTACGGAGCACTATCGGAAATGGTGCAAGCACAAGGGTTACAATTTCAGTGCGGAGAAAGCGGAGAAAGTCTACGAGGCTTCCTGCGACCTCATTGCCGTGTTCCCGAAAGATGACAACACGAAAATGCTCATCCGGCAGGCTGTCGCCATGCTAAACACCGCTTCCGAAACCGTGGAAAACCTTCGGATAAAGATGGACGAAACCGCTTCTGCTCTACCGGAATATCCCGTTGTCATGGCAATGAACGGCGTCGGCTCTACCCTTGGTCCGCAGCTTATGGCTGAGATCGGGGACGTGACGCGTTTCACGCACCGGGAAGCCCTAACAGCCTTTGCGGGCGTCGATCCCGGAAAGAACGATTCCGGCAAACACGTCCAGAAGAGCGTGCGTACCTCAAAGAAAGGTTCTCCCCATTTGCGAAGGACGCTCTTTCAGATCATGGACGGGCTAATCAAGCGTTCGCCCATTGACGACCCCGTTTACGTCTTTATGGATAAAAAACGTGCTCAGGGCAAGCCTTACTACGTCTACATGACTGCCGGCGCAAACAAGTTTCTCCGTATTTATTACGGACGGGTACGGGAATACTTCGCATCACTGCCCGAAACGGGAGAAAACTAA